From Candidatus Neomarinimicrobiota bacterium, the proteins below share one genomic window:
- the argF gene encoding ornithine carbamoyltransferase, with the protein MSFNVKGRHLLTLKDYSPEEIRFLVRMAEKLKADKYAGIFAENLKHKNIALIFEKTSTRTRCAFVVAAVDEGAHPEFLGKNDIQLGKKESVADTARVLGRMFDGIQFRGFSHSTVETLAEYAGVPVWNGLTDKYHPTQVLADLLTIREQLGRLKGVRLAYIGDGRNNMANSLMIGAAKMGMDFRIGAPASLFPEQSLVDEMKVVSRETGGKILLTEDPREAVAQADVIYTDVWVSMGEESEFETRIKVLKPYQVNKKLLDSTGNAETIFLHCLPAFHDRNTLVGEEIYQKYGLDAMEVTDDVILSPASRVWDQAENRVHTIKAVMVATLGK; encoded by the coding sequence ATGTCATTCAACGTAAAAGGTCGGCATTTACTGACACTGAAGGATTACTCACCGGAAGAGATCCGTTTTCTGGTGAGAATGGCGGAAAAGCTTAAGGCGGATAAGTACGCCGGTATTTTCGCTGAAAATCTGAAACACAAAAATATCGCCCTGATTTTTGAAAAAACATCTACCCGGACCCGCTGTGCTTTTGTCGTGGCAGCTGTGGATGAAGGTGCTCATCCTGAATTTTTGGGGAAAAATGATATTCAACTGGGGAAAAAAGAGTCCGTCGCCGACACAGCCCGGGTACTGGGACGTATGTTTGACGGAATCCAATTCCGGGGATTTTCCCACTCCACCGTGGAAACACTGGCAGAATATGCCGGAGTGCCTGTTTGGAATGGGCTGACGGACAAATATCATCCTACCCAGGTCCTGGCAGATTTGCTGACCATCCGGGAACAACTGGGCCGCCTGAAAGGTGTCCGCCTGGCTTATATCGGTGATGGCCGGAATAATATGGCAAATTCTCTCATGATCGGTGCTGCTAAAATGGGTATGGATTTTCGGATTGGGGCACCGGCATCCCTTTTCCCGGAACAATCGCTGGTAGATGAAATGAAAGTGGTTTCCCGGGAAACAGGCGGAAAAATCCTTTTAACGGAAGATCCACGTGAGGCAGTGGCACAGGCGGATGTGATTTATACCGATGTATGGGTCTCCATGGGAGAAGAATCTGAATTTGAAACCCGGATAAAAGTTCTCAAACCCTATCAGGTGAATAAAAAGCTTCTGGATAGTACCGGTAATGCTGAAACCATTTTTCTCCACTGCCTGCCTGCTTTTCACGACCGGAACACTCTCGTCGGTGAAGAAATATATCAGAAGTATGGTCTTGATGCCATGGAGGTTACCGATGATGTCATCTTATCGCCGGCAAGCAGAGTGTGGGACCAGGCGGAAAACCGGGTTCATACTATCAAAGCTGTAATGGTAGCCACCCTGGGAAAGTAG
- a CDS encoding efflux RND transporter periplasmic adaptor subunit has product MKKRWIIALTVLILIIAVVMVSRKPQETAEDYRELAGDIRNVISQFDNKEDNQSARRMIAEIQSVIDRSNTMNKRTDDLVIVPVEVEKIGFGCIQNKLVYMGDIQAESSARVYAKIPDRIVDFPVQNGDYVRKGTIIARVEDTKLKQAFYQAEAALASAKSQLENLKLEYGRIEKLFKEEAVSESQFEQLKTQLEVAKNGVAQAKAGYKMAKEQLEDAIIKAPIDGYVSGKMLNVGDMAAGQMPIVTLTQKDPLKIIVDVIEKDIRLVKKGQNVNIYVDVFPGRVFKGEVVRISPVVNAATRTSQVEILLKNPDNSLTPGMFARLEIIVQSKDNVLLVNRNNLDVRTSRHLNGGSIRDTEIEQIFSVFVVEDNLALEKEIEVGIRSGLWMEVVSGLKEGDWVVSAGRTNLRDSTMVNIVKVNS; this is encoded by the coding sequence ATGAAAAAACGTTGGATCATTGCACTCACTGTACTGATACTAATTATAGCTGTTGTGATGGTTTCCCGTAAACCGCAGGAAACAGCCGAAGATTACCGGGAACTGGCCGGAGATATCCGGAACGTGATTTCTCAGTTTGATAACAAGGAGGATAACCAGTCCGCCCGGCGTATGATCGCTGAAATTCAATCGGTCATTGACCGTTCAAATACCATGAATAAACGGACAGACGACCTGGTCATTGTCCCTGTGGAAGTTGAAAAAATCGGGTTTGGTTGTATCCAAAACAAACTGGTTTACATGGGGGATATCCAGGCCGAATCCTCAGCCCGCGTATATGCCAAAATTCCGGATCGGATTGTTGATTTTCCTGTCCAAAACGGGGATTATGTCCGCAAAGGAACTATTATAGCCCGTGTGGAGGATACGAAATTAAAACAAGCGTTTTATCAGGCGGAGGCAGCCCTCGCCAGCGCCAAATCCCAGCTTGAAAATCTAAAGCTCGAATATGGCCGGATCGAAAAGCTTTTCAAAGAAGAAGCCGTGAGTGAAAGTCAGTTTGAGCAACTGAAAACTCAATTGGAAGTGGCTAAAAACGGTGTGGCTCAGGCCAAAGCCGGGTACAAGATGGCTAAAGAGCAATTGGAGGACGCTATAATCAAAGCACCTATCGACGGATATGTCTCCGGCAAAATGCTCAATGTGGGTGATATGGCGGCTGGACAGATGCCGATTGTCACTCTGACCCAGAAAGATCCATTGAAAATTATCGTTGATGTGATTGAAAAGGATATCCGCCTTGTGAAAAAGGGGCAAAACGTCAATATCTATGTAGATGTCTTTCCAGGACGGGTTTTTAAAGGAGAGGTTGTCCGGATTTCACCGGTTGTCAATGCGGCAACCCGGACAAGTCAGGTGGAAATTCTGTTGAAAAACCCTGATAACTCCCTGACTCCCGGAATGTTTGCACGGCTTGAAATCATTGTCCAGTCCAAGGATAATGTCCTTTTAGTAAATCGGAATAACCTGGATGTCCGAACATCCCGCCATTTGAATGGCGGCTCAATCCGGGACACGGAAATTGAACAAATATTTTCTGTGTTTGTGGTTGAAGACAACCTCGCACTGGAAAAAGAAATTGAAGTGGGCATCCGCTCCGGTTTATGGATGGAAGTTGTTTCCGGACTGAAAGAGGGAGACTGGGTTGTATCCGCAGGACGGACAAATCTTCGGGATTCTACCATGGTCAATATTGTGAAGGTGAATTCGTAA
- a CDS encoding efflux RND transporter permease subunit: MNISEVSIRRGITFFMIYILIAGAGLFGLSQLKIDLFPEMDFPVVAILTTYQGVGPEDIENVLTRPLEEAVISVEGVEQVSSISRTGVSVILVEFTWGTDINVGENNIRKNIDLVRDYLPTDASEPITIAFNPSMQPILILNVSSDDLGDVELNQVLTEQVQPRLERQEGVASVSVSGGTEREIQILIDPYRLAANKLSMDQIKSAVGMANLDIPGGLLEEGRNEFTVITETRFNNVEDIRNVTVGYSPTGKPVYLKNVAEVVDGYKEMTQIVRNNRENSIVILVSKQSDANTVNACNNIIDYLPILEEQIGNNVSFNVIFNQAEFIEKSVQNLSSTAILAFVMSALVLFFFLRHIVSSLIVAVSIPISILLTFFIMSQLGITLNIISMAGLALAIGLLVDNSIVVLENIFRRNHELNEPIKKAAELGSKEISMAITASTLTTMSVFVPVLFLPGISGVLFNDMALTIVVSLLTSLFVALTLVPLLSSRFLSLKQQQHRFKLTRLFDISIQNFLEKLTIIYQRSLKWILAHKKLFVLSIFVLFVVSAILSTHIGGEFIPRTDQDMITFDVTAEVGISLPEMNQIMMEVEEIIMEEVPEMTNLYLNFGAGEGFGSMFGGSNNTASVFISLMSKDERERSQFDIEDDLREKLSKIPGIELAFQGGGGFMLGAEGDVSVKIFGQDLNEIKQLSAEIRKIMEDVPGLVDINYSYTQPKPEYRVFIDRERASALGLSVPQIANTINTAIQGSIVSLYRERGEEYNVTVRFDRDYRQNKEDILQILVPTATGKQIPLSNLVTVGVYDGPTEINREDQTRFVSVNASTSGRDLQSIRVDLERHLKAVPFPPDVRYEIGGIAEEQQESFMYLGIAILVAIALVYMVMASQFESFLDPFIILFTIPLAFIGVIWALLITGTTIGVTVLIGGMLLVGIVVNNGIVLIDYINQLLNRTDMKLYEAIVVGAKTRLRPVLMTAMTTILSMIPLALKLGSGAEIWAPMARAVIGGLIVSTFLTLYFVPVIFSFFQRHKFADRM, encoded by the coding sequence ATGAATATATCTGAAGTCAGTATACGTAGAGGCATCACCTTTTTTATGATTTACATCCTGATTGCAGGAGCAGGGTTGTTTGGTTTGTCTCAGTTGAAAATCGATTTGTTTCCCGAGATGGATTTTCCCGTTGTAGCCATTTTGACGACTTATCAAGGGGTAGGCCCAGAGGATATCGAAAACGTCCTTACCCGTCCTCTTGAAGAGGCTGTCATCTCTGTGGAAGGGGTGGAACAGGTGAGTTCAATCTCACGAACAGGTGTATCTGTGATTTTGGTGGAATTTACCTGGGGCACGGATATCAATGTGGGAGAAAATAATATCCGGAAAAATATCGATCTGGTTCGGGATTATCTTCCGACAGATGCAAGCGAGCCCATTACTATTGCATTTAACCCATCCATGCAACCGATCCTGATTCTTAATGTTTCTTCCGATGATCTGGGAGACGTTGAATTAAATCAGGTGCTGACCGAACAAGTCCAGCCCAGACTGGAACGGCAGGAAGGAGTGGCTTCGGTGAGTGTTTCCGGTGGGACGGAGCGGGAAATTCAAATCCTGATAGATCCTTACCGCCTGGCTGCAAATAAACTGAGCATGGATCAGATTAAATCGGCTGTGGGAATGGCAAATCTGGATATCCCAGGCGGACTCCTGGAAGAAGGCCGGAATGAATTTACTGTCATTACCGAAACCCGCTTCAACAATGTAGAGGATATCCGGAATGTCACCGTCGGCTATTCACCCACCGGTAAGCCGGTCTATTTGAAAAATGTGGCCGAAGTGGTGGATGGATACAAGGAAATGACCCAAATCGTCCGCAATAACCGTGAAAACAGTATTGTGATTTTGGTATCCAAACAATCCGATGCCAATACCGTCAATGCATGTAACAATATCATCGATTATTTACCCATCCTGGAAGAACAAATCGGAAATAATGTGTCGTTTAATGTCATTTTCAACCAGGCGGAATTTATTGAAAAATCAGTACAGAACCTTTCTTCAACAGCCATCCTGGCCTTTGTTATGTCTGCATTGGTTCTTTTCTTTTTTCTCAGGCATATTGTCAGTTCCCTCATTGTTGCGGTTTCTATTCCTATATCCATCCTCCTGACCTTTTTTATCATGAGTCAACTGGGGATTACACTGAACATTATTTCCATGGCAGGTCTGGCTTTGGCGATCGGCCTTTTGGTGGATAATTCCATTGTGGTCCTTGAAAATATTTTCAGGCGGAATCATGAGTTGAATGAACCGATCAAAAAAGCTGCCGAATTGGGATCCAAAGAAATTTCCATGGCTATCACCGCCTCTACACTTACTACGATGTCTGTTTTTGTACCTGTTCTTTTTCTCCCAGGGATATCCGGTGTGCTTTTTAATGATATGGCTCTGACTATAGTGGTTTCCCTACTGACATCTCTTTTTGTCGCCCTGACGCTGGTTCCCCTCTTGTCCTCACGGTTTCTCTCTCTCAAACAACAACAACACCGTTTCAAATTGACCCGCTTGTTTGACATCTCCATTCAGAATTTCCTGGAAAAACTGACCATTATTTATCAAAGATCCCTGAAATGGATTCTAGCACATAAAAAACTTTTTGTACTTAGTATCTTCGTGTTATTTGTGGTTTCAGCGATTTTGTCCACTCATATCGGAGGTGAATTTATCCCCAGAACCGATCAAGATATGATCACTTTCGATGTGACGGCTGAGGTGGGAATTTCACTGCCGGAAATGAACCAGATTATGATGGAAGTCGAAGAGATCATTATGGAAGAAGTCCCGGAAATGACCAACCTCTATTTGAATTTTGGGGCGGGTGAAGGATTTGGCTCAATGTTTGGCGGATCCAATAATACCGCTTCTGTGTTTATTTCACTCATGTCCAAAGATGAAAGGGAACGGAGCCAGTTTGATATCGAGGATGATCTCCGGGAAAAACTTTCAAAGATCCCGGGTATTGAACTGGCTTTTCAAGGAGGTGGTGGCTTCATGCTGGGAGCTGAGGGTGACGTGAGTGTCAAGATATTCGGACAGGACTTAAATGAAATCAAACAGTTGTCTGCCGAGATCCGGAAAATAATGGAAGATGTGCCGGGTCTTGTGGATATCAATTATTCTTATACTCAACCCAAGCCGGAATACAGGGTATTTATTGATCGTGAACGGGCAAGTGCCCTGGGTTTATCTGTTCCCCAAATCGCCAATACGATCAATACGGCAATCCAAGGGTCAATTGTCTCTCTGTACCGCGAAAGGGGAGAAGAGTATAATGTAACCGTCCGTTTTGATAGAGACTATCGCCAGAACAAAGAGGATATCCTGCAGATTCTCGTTCCAACAGCGACAGGGAAACAGATTCCTTTGTCAAACTTGGTGACTGTGGGCGTGTATGATGGTCCCACAGAAATCAACCGTGAAGACCAGACCCGCTTTGTTTCTGTAAATGCCAGTACCAGTGGGCGGGATCTTCAGAGCATTCGGGTGGATTTGGAAAGACATCTGAAAGCGGTCCCTTTTCCCCCGGATGTCAGGTATGAAATCGGCGGGATAGCAGAAGAACAGCAGGAGTCCTTTATGTACCTGGGGATTGCCATTCTGGTTGCGATTGCCTTGGTGTACATGGTGATGGCATCCCAGTTTGAATCGTTTCTGGATCCCTTTATTATTCTGTTTACTATTCCCTTGGCATTTATAGGGGTGATATGGGCCTTGTTGATCACTGGAACCACCATCGGTGTGACGGTTTTGATCGGAGGGATGCTCCTGGTAGGTATCGTGGTGAATAATGGGATTGTGCTTATCGATTATATCAACCAGCTGCTGAATAGGACGGACATGAAACTCTACGAGGCGATTGTTGTAGGAGCCAAAACCCGCCTTCGTCCCGTATTGATGACAGCTATGACAACCATCCTTTCCATGATTCCCCTGGCCCTGAAACTGGGTTCCGGAGCTGAAATCTGGGCACCTATGGCCAGAGCTGTTATCGGCGGTCTCATTGTATCCACCTTCCTGACACTCTATTTTGTGCCGGTTATATTCTCATTCTTCCAGAGACACAAATTTGCCGATCGGATGTGA
- the hslU gene encoding ATP-dependent protease ATPase subunit HslU has translation MPLKPKEIVEALDLYIVGQQKAKRAVAIALRNRWRRQQAPDNLKEEILPNNIIMIGPTGVGKTEIARRLAHLANAPFLKVEATKFTEVGYVGRDVESMIRDLMAIAVHMVEQEHEALVWEMAEKIAEERILDILFPVDKKEHEDEIEQERVGKTREKLKEMYKNGQFDDRYIEVELQDSPGVGGISIMGPMGGGGMDEASDFLNSAMSNLFGKKKKKKKVKVSEAKKILTEQEADKLVDKAKVQQEALSRVENDGIVFLDEIDKIATSSDSGRSADVSRQGVQRDLLPIVEGSTVNTRYGVVRTDHILFIAAGAFHTSKPSDLIPELQGRFPIRVELDSLTTEDFIKILTHPQNALIKQYQALLNAEGVDLIVKEDALKAIAEKATEVNDRTENIGARRLHTILTRILDDVMFKAPDTSKKFVLDAKTVHENIDDIVTDVDMSRYIL, from the coding sequence ATGCCTTTGAAACCAAAAGAAATTGTCGAAGCCCTCGATTTATATATTGTAGGACAGCAAAAAGCAAAACGGGCGGTGGCCATTGCCCTCCGGAACCGCTGGAGACGGCAACAGGCCCCGGATAATCTGAAGGAAGAAATCCTTCCGAATAATATCATTATGATCGGTCCCACCGGTGTCGGAAAAACTGAAATTGCCCGACGGCTGGCCCATCTGGCCAATGCTCCTTTCTTAAAAGTGGAAGCCACAAAATTTACAGAAGTGGGATATGTAGGGCGGGATGTAGAATCCATGATCCGGGATCTGATGGCCATTGCCGTTCACATGGTGGAACAGGAACATGAAGCACTGGTCTGGGAAATGGCAGAAAAAATCGCCGAAGAACGGATTTTGGATATCCTTTTCCCTGTGGACAAAAAAGAACATGAAGATGAAATCGAACAGGAGCGGGTAGGGAAAACCCGTGAGAAACTCAAAGAAATGTATAAAAATGGTCAATTTGATGACCGGTATATTGAAGTGGAGCTTCAGGATTCTCCCGGTGTCGGCGGGATATCCATTATGGGTCCCATGGGGGGCGGGGGGATGGATGAAGCCTCAGATTTCCTAAACAGCGCCATGAGTAACCTCTTCGGTAAAAAGAAAAAGAAGAAAAAAGTCAAAGTAAGCGAGGCAAAAAAAATTCTGACGGAGCAAGAAGCGGACAAACTGGTGGATAAAGCCAAAGTTCAACAGGAAGCCCTGAGTCGTGTCGAAAACGACGGTATCGTTTTCCTGGATGAAATTGATAAAATTGCCACAAGCTCCGATTCAGGCCGGAGTGCCGATGTGAGCCGACAGGGTGTCCAGAGGGATTTATTGCCGATTGTGGAAGGATCCACAGTCAATACCCGATATGGGGTTGTTCGGACAGACCATATTCTTTTTATTGCTGCAGGGGCCTTTCATACCAGCAAACCCTCGGATCTGATTCCCGAATTGCAGGGACGTTTTCCCATTCGGGTGGAACTGGACAGTCTGACGACAGAGGACTTTATCAAAATCCTTACTCATCCCCAGAATGCCCTGATCAAACAGTATCAAGCCCTTCTGAATGCTGAAGGGGTCGACCTGATTGTGAAAGAAGATGCCCTGAAGGCTATAGCAGAGAAGGCAACAGAAGTGAACGACCGTACAGAGAATATCGGTGCCCGACGACTCCATACCATCCTGACCCGGATTCTGGATGATGTGATGTTCAAGGCACCGGATACCTCCAAAAAATTTGTCCTCGATGCAAAAACCGTCCACGAGAATATCGATGATATTGTAACAGATGTGGATATGAGCAGATACATTTTGTAG
- a CDS encoding UDP-2,3-diacylglucosamine diphosphatase, with protein MKGKHADLPLPFTFISDVHFTTELTNRELAKRKKVFALLDDVKKSGGTLFILGDFFDFWWDQKDYIPSQLQDVYTKLKELRIAGIPIHLIGGNHDFWLYKFLCPSLNIIFYDDHMDFFHQGIRFYLTHGDGLLKGDTGYRWMKRLLRFPPAIWALDRFHIEGIYATARKISHTSREYTSKKWSDLNAMANEMLDYLQMKNREGYDIAIMGHVHYPSRRTEKRKEALVLGDWMWHASYAVWDGKSLHHLEWQDEKPSPLIYDLTPTES; from the coding sequence ATGAAGGGGAAGCATGCAGATCTTCCCCTTCCCTTTACTTTTATATCGGATGTTCACTTTACAACGGAACTGACCAACCGGGAACTGGCGAAGCGGAAAAAGGTCTTTGCACTTCTGGATGATGTGAAGAAATCCGGTGGAACCCTCTTTATTTTGGGGGATTTTTTTGATTTTTGGTGGGATCAGAAGGATTATATCCCCAGTCAGTTGCAGGATGTGTATACAAAACTCAAGGAATTAAGAATCGCCGGAATTCCTATTCATCTGATTGGCGGGAACCATGACTTCTGGCTTTATAAATTTCTGTGTCCATCACTGAATATCATTTTTTACGATGATCACATGGATTTTTTTCATCAGGGGATTCGATTTTATCTCACACATGGTGATGGTTTATTAAAAGGTGACACCGGTTACCGGTGGATGAAACGTCTGCTCCGCTTTCCTCCGGCTATTTGGGCTTTGGATCGTTTTCATATAGAAGGGATTTATGCCACAGCCCGGAAAATCAGCCATACCAGCCGTGAATATACCTCGAAAAAATGGTCTGATCTCAATGCCATGGCCAATGAAATGCTAGATTATCTTCAGATGAAAAACCGTGAAGGATATGATATTGCCATCATGGGACATGTTCATTATCCCTCAAGACGGACAGAGAAGAGAAAGGAAGCCCTGGTGTTGGGGGATTGGATGTGGCATGCCAGCTATGCAGTGTGGGACGGGAAATCCCTTCACCACCTGGAGTGGCAAGATGAAAAACCATCTCCGTTGATTTATGATTTGACGCCTACTGAATCGTAA
- a CDS encoding bifunctional UDP-sugar hydrolase/5'-nucleotidase yields the protein MKLRIFVIAVLILTGITAGTSAEKYQASFIHWNDFHSRNMPWKPGNYNPDGHMAGGYAYLAGLVDSLRGIYPEALAIHAGDDFQGTPISSITRGMSQISILNVIKPDFFTIGNHEFDYGLTRLLSLRDSAEFDMYAANVRRHKNGPKLFKSLMIPEAFPFKAALIGLTTDDLYTLCLPTNLEGLYVEDPAETARHLIDSLKLEGIEFIVAVTHQGIEEDIELAREVPDIDLIIGGHSHTYMSKPRIEGNTYIVQASSHGRYVGEIHLITDGKTIQDFNFTVLEVRPGKIKPSPEVAEIVEAYEAQAGKKLDEVVGELKTDWSRSGVESNLGNWLTDAMRTYTGADIAIQNNGGIRKDLAAGPIRVRDIWEISPFSNEIITFTVTGKEVRKMLDFQVKRGISLQFSGVTFVADTSKETAKKVRIHGKWVIPWKKYTVATNNYVGEQLEKYLGLSDRDIKNLGILDRDLFLKAVRDQKIIDSKVEGRITIQ from the coding sequence ATGAAATTACGCATTTTTGTGATCGCAGTTCTGATACTCACAGGAATTACCGCCGGGACTTCCGCGGAAAAGTATCAGGCAAGCTTTATACACTGGAATGACTTTCACAGCCGGAACATGCCGTGGAAACCCGGTAATTACAATCCGGATGGACACATGGCCGGCGGATATGCCTATCTGGCAGGACTTGTAGATTCTTTGAGGGGTATATATCCTGAAGCATTGGCCATCCACGCCGGTGATGATTTTCAGGGGACCCCTATCAGCAGTATTACCCGTGGCATGTCTCAAATCAGTATTCTGAATGTCATCAAACCGGATTTTTTTACTATTGGAAATCATGAATTTGATTACGGACTCACCCGGCTTTTATCCTTACGGGATTCAGCAGAATTTGACATGTACGCAGCAAATGTCCGCCGTCACAAGAATGGACCTAAGCTGTTTAAATCCCTGATGATCCCGGAAGCATTTCCTTTTAAAGCCGCACTGATCGGCCTGACCACCGATGATTTGTACACTCTGTGTCTCCCTACAAACCTGGAAGGTCTTTATGTAGAAGATCCGGCGGAAACAGCCCGTCATCTGATTGATTCCCTGAAACTTGAGGGCATTGAATTCATCGTGGCCGTCACCCACCAGGGAATTGAGGAAGACATTGAGCTGGCACGGGAAGTCCCGGATATCGATCTGATTATCGGCGGACATTCCCACACATACATGAGCAAACCCCGCATAGAGGGAAATACCTATATTGTTCAGGCATCCAGCCATGGACGTTATGTGGGTGAAATACACCTGATAACAGATGGAAAAACCATCCAGGATTTCAATTTTACAGTCCTTGAAGTTCGCCCCGGGAAGATCAAACCCTCACCGGAAGTCGCTGAAATTGTCGAAGCGTATGAAGCCCAGGCAGGGAAAAAACTGGATGAAGTGGTTGGAGAACTGAAAACAGACTGGTCCCGGAGTGGTGTGGAATCCAATCTGGGAAACTGGCTGACCGATGCCATGCGGACCTACACCGGTGCCGATATCGCAATTCAGAACAACGGAGGAATTCGAAAAGACCTTGCGGCAGGGCCAATCCGTGTCCGGGATATCTGGGAAATCTCACCCTTTAGCAATGAAATCATCACTTTTACCGTCACCGGAAAAGAAGTCCGGAAGATGCTGGATTTTCAGGTGAAACGAGGCATTTCCCTCCAGTTTTCCGGTGTCACCTTTGTTGCCGACACATCAAAAGAAACCGCAAAGAAGGTTCGGATTCACGGGAAATGGGTAATCCCCTGGAAAAAATATACTGTTGCAACCAATAATTATGTAGGTGAACAGCTGGAAAAATACCTGGGTCTATCAGACAGAGACATAAAAAATCTGGGGATATTAGACCGGGATTTGTTTTTGAAAGCCGTCCGGGACCAGAAAATCATTGATTCAAAAGTTGAAGGGCGGATTACGATTCAGTAG
- the hslV gene encoding ATP-dependent protease subunit HslV, which translates to MQQIHGTTILGIRRNGKVAIAGDGQVTMGQTVMKAGAVKVRALYHDQILAGFAGATADAFTLFEKFEEKLQTYKGNITRASVELAKEWRSDKYLRRLEALLIVLNKEAGYILSGTGDVVDADDGIYAIGSGGPYAQAAARALVAHTDLSARDIAETSLKIAASICIYTNENITVMEL; encoded by the coding sequence ATGCAACAAATACATGGAACAACGATACTGGGAATTCGGCGAAACGGGAAAGTGGCTATCGCCGGGGACGGTCAGGTCACCATGGGACAAACAGTTATGAAGGCCGGAGCCGTGAAGGTCCGCGCCCTGTATCATGATCAGATATTGGCTGGATTTGCCGGTGCCACAGCCGATGCCTTCACACTTTTTGAAAAATTTGAGGAAAAACTGCAAACCTATAAAGGGAACATTACCCGTGCCTCCGTGGAATTGGCTAAAGAGTGGCGGAGTGATAAATACCTGCGCCGCCTGGAAGCTCTTTTGATCGTTCTTAATAAAGAGGCGGGCTATATCCTCAGTGGTACCGGGGATGTGGTGGATGCCGACGACGGTATTTATGCCATTGGTTCCGGCGGACCTTATGCGCAGGCGGCGGCAAGGGCCCTGGTGGCTCATACCGATTTATCCGCCCGGGATATTGCTGAAACATCCCTGAAAATTGCGGCATCCATTTGTATTTATACCAATGAAAATATTACAGTCATGGAGTTATAA
- the tolC gene encoding outer membrane channel protein TolC, translating to MKHPNRSLFSVLILFVISVLPVQGEELTLEAAEKIALENNIQLKMAEASLQKAEAGFREAIGGLMPTFSAYGQYTKNFELPVVVIDIPGAGPQSITMGSTYNSTGGLSVSQPLFTSGALYSSLRMAKTGEEIAKIQKEQEKNSVILTVRTLYQQILLVESLVQATENSQRSALANFEMVQKMKSVGKANQFEVLQAEVKYREISPRLMSLKNQKKNLVTNLITFLNLETGQDIELSGELTLMDNPFRESTLEKIKQEALENRYELVLLKHQEKMLKSQRILAASGALPKVSLSADVRHQAQAESQDDMEYYRSKNASVSISIPLLSGGKHLASVQQASIDLKKHELQVEQTIDFILSDVEKAYLKVFESREKVEANATLVEQADEALRMVKIMYENGGATQVEVLNAESGALGARSSYLSSVFEFNTAILQLKQAINKL from the coding sequence ATGAAACATCCAAATAGAAGTTTATTCAGTGTACTGATCTTATTTGTGATATCAGTTCTGCCTGTCCAGGGGGAAGAACTCACGCTTGAAGCAGCGGAAAAGATTGCCCTGGAAAACAACATTCAGTTAAAAATGGCAGAAGCATCCCTGCAAAAGGCGGAAGCCGGTTTTCGTGAGGCCATTGGCGGATTGATGCCGACATTTAGCGCCTATGGGCAGTATACAAAGAACTTTGAATTGCCTGTGGTAGTGATTGATATCCCCGGTGCCGGTCCCCAATCCATAACCATGGGATCCACCTATAATTCCACCGGCGGATTATCCGTTTCCCAACCCCTGTTCACCAGTGGTGCTTTGTATTCATCCCTTCGAATGGCAAAGACAGGGGAAGAAATAGCCAAAATTCAAAAAGAGCAGGAAAAAAACAGTGTGATTTTGACGGTACGTACCCTATATCAGCAGATACTCTTAGTAGAATCCCTGGTTCAGGCCACGGAAAATTCACAACGATCCGCCTTGGCCAACTTTGAAATGGTCCAAAAAATGAAATCTGTCGGAAAAGCAAATCAGTTCGAAGTTCTACAGGCTGAAGTAAAGTATCGTGAAATCAGTCCCCGCCTTATGTCACTAAAAAACCAGAAAAAAAACCTGGTGACAAATCTAATCACTTTTTTAAATCTGGAAACCGGACAAGACATTGAGCTAAGTGGTGAATTGACCCTGATGGACAACCCGTTCCGGGAATCTACCCTTGAAAAAATCAAACAGGAAGCCCTGGAAAACCGGTATGAGCTGGTATTGCTGAAGCACCAGGAAAAAATGCTCAAATCCCAGCGGATTCTGGCAGCCAGTGGAGCTCTTCCAAAAGTCTCCCTCAGCGCCGATGTCCGTCACCAGGCACAGGCAGAATCGCAGGATGATATGGAATATTATCGAAGTAAAAATGCATCTGTAAGTATCTCGATTCCTCTCCTGAGCGGAGGTAAACACCTGGCCTCAGTACAACAAGCAAGTATTGACCTGAAAAAACATGAACTCCAGGTAGAACAGACAATAGATTTCATTCTTTCGGATGTGGAAAAAGCCTATCTGAAAGTTTTTGAATCCCGGGAAAAGGTAGAAGCCAATGCGACTCTTGTGGAACAGGCTGATGAAGCTTTGAGAATGGTAAAAATCATGTATGAAAACGGTGGCGCTACCCAGGTAGAAGTTTTAAATGCAGAAAGCGGAGCCCTGGGGGCCCGAAGCTCGTATTTGAGTTCTGTGTTTGAATTCAACACAGCGATTCTTCAATTAAAACAGGCAATAAATAAATTATAA